The Acetomicrobium flavidum genome window below encodes:
- a CDS encoding sugar kinase yields MKKIVTFGEIMLRLSPPDHEVLLQSPVLEATFGGAEANVAVSLANYGECTSFVTALPSNPIGRAAVMNLRSFGVDTSHIIFKGERIGIYYAQKGSCFRPSQVIYDRAHSAFSEIKSEDLNWDVIFKDADWFHVTGITPAVSEGAAQATLDAVKKAKEMGITVSCDLNYRKKLWKWGKQAPEVMRELSKYLDVMIANEEDCQLALGLDAHIDVTKGALDPEAYKGIINTVFELYPQLSYMATTLRESVSADHNNWSAILATKNSFLVSRKYQITDIVDRVGGGDSFGAGLIYGLRHFKEPKDALEFAVAASALKHTIPGDFNRVTKEEVFSLMGGDVSGRVQR; encoded by the coding sequence ATGAAAAAAATAGTCACCTTCGGCGAGATAATGCTTCGCCTATCACCTCCAGATCATGAAGTTTTGCTGCAAAGTCCCGTTTTAGAAGCTACCTTTGGCGGAGCAGAGGCAAACGTTGCAGTATCCTTAGCTAACTACGGCGAATGTACGAGCTTTGTAACGGCATTGCCGAGTAACCCCATCGGACGGGCCGCCGTCATGAATTTGCGCTCCTTCGGTGTCGACACGTCTCACATAATATTCAAGGGCGAAAGGATAGGCATATATTACGCACAAAAGGGATCATGCTTTAGACCGTCGCAAGTCATCTACGATCGCGCCCATTCCGCATTTTCCGAAATCAAGAGCGAAGACCTGAATTGGGATGTTATATTCAAAGATGCCGACTGGTTTCACGTTACGGGCATCACTCCAGCCGTCTCAGAAGGCGCAGCCCAAGCCACATTGGATGCCGTAAAAAAGGCAAAGGAAATGGGCATAACTGTTTCATGCGATCTAAACTACAGGAAAAAACTATGGAAATGGGGCAAACAGGCACCCGAAGTCATGAGGGAGTTGTCTAAGTACCTTGACGTCATGATAGCTAACGAGGAGGACTGTCAACTGGCCCTTGGGCTCGATGCCCATATCGATGTCACAAAAGGTGCTCTGGATCCCGAGGCCTACAAGGGGATAATAAATACGGTCTTCGAGCTATACCCTCAACTCAGCTACATGGCTACGACACTACGCGAAAGCGTAAGTGCTGACCATAACAACTGGTCTGCGATCCTTGCGACAAAAAATTCCTTCCTGGTGAGCCGCAAATACCAAATCACGGACATCGTAGATAGAGTTGGAGGCGGTGACTCCTTTGGCGCTGGGCTCATATACGGGCTAAGACATTTCAAGGAACCTAAGGATGCCCTGGAATTTGCGGTGGCAGCTTCAGCCCTGAAGCATACCATACCTGGCGATTTCAACAGGGTTACCAAGGAAGAAGTATTCAGCCTCATGGGCGGAGACGTTAGCGGAAGGGTGCAAAGATAA
- the uxaC gene encoding glucuronate isomerase, with protein MTSKIFINEDFLLETKAARKLYHEYAESMPIIDYHCHLPAEDIATDRTFESITHVWLGGDHYKWRAMRTCGINEKYITGDASDEEKFKAWATVVPKLIRNPLYHWTHLELKRIFGIDELLNPDTAPNIYRQCNELLRQKVFSTRSILERFRVEALCTTNFPTEDLKHHKTIRDTHCKTMVLPCFRPDKALNADCPKEFNDLVDSLERLTNLSINSFESFIESLWKRHQFFHENGCRISDYGIETVYSANWTQDEVNKAFTHVRSGHPLEGETLLKFRSAVLYELLLMDYEQGWVQQLHLGAMRNNNSKMMTLLGPDSGYDSIGDFEQGTPLVRLLDKLEKSGHLGKTIIYCLNPRDNDLIASIIGCFQDGITPGKIQMGSAWWFNDHKDGMTKQIEALSSIGVLSTFVGMLTDSRSFLSYPRHEYFRRILCNILGKEMTSGELPEDYEHIGSIVQDICYFNAKRYFQLHEAYNTIKK; from the coding sequence ATGACAAGCAAAATTTTCATTAACGAAGATTTCTTGCTGGAAACAAAGGCGGCACGAAAGCTTTATCATGAGTATGCAGAGTCAATGCCGATCATCGATTATCACTGCCACCTCCCAGCCGAGGACATCGCAACTGACAGAACATTTGAAAGCATCACTCATGTATGGTTAGGCGGCGATCACTATAAGTGGCGAGCGATGAGAACGTGCGGCATCAATGAAAAATATATAACGGGAGATGCCTCTGACGAGGAAAAGTTTAAAGCCTGGGCTACAGTGGTTCCCAAGCTCATACGCAATCCACTATATCATTGGACCCATCTCGAATTAAAACGAATATTTGGCATCGACGAATTGCTCAATCCAGATACAGCTCCCAACATCTACAGGCAGTGCAACGAATTATTACGCCAAAAAGTTTTTTCAACGCGGTCTATCCTGGAAAGGTTCAGAGTTGAAGCACTGTGTACTACAAATTTTCCAACCGAGGATTTGAAACACCATAAGACCATTCGAGATACTCATTGTAAGACTATGGTGCTTCCATGCTTTAGACCTGACAAGGCCTTAAACGCCGATTGTCCAAAGGAGTTCAATGATCTCGTGGACTCCTTAGAGAGATTGACAAACCTTTCCATCAACTCCTTCGAAAGTTTTATCGAATCGCTTTGGAAGAGGCACCAATTTTTCCACGAGAATGGCTGTCGAATATCCGATTACGGCATAGAAACAGTGTACTCTGCTAATTGGACCCAGGATGAGGTAAATAAAGCCTTCACCCACGTTCGATCTGGTCACCCGTTAGAGGGAGAGACTCTTCTGAAATTTCGTTCCGCGGTGCTCTATGAGCTTCTTTTGATGGATTATGAACAAGGATGGGTACAACAACTTCACCTTGGAGCAATGCGAAATAATAACTCGAAAATGATGACCCTGCTTGGCCCTGATAGTGGATACGATTCTATTGGGGATTTCGAACAGGGGACGCCTCTGGTTCGCCTATTAGACAAGCTTGAGAAATCGGGCCATCTTGGCAAAACCATAATCTACTGCTTGAACCCGAGGGATAACGATCTCATTGCATCGATAATCGGATGTTTTCAAGATGGCATCACGCCAGGCAAAATTCAAATGGGATCAGCATGGTGGTTCAATGATCACAAAGATGGCATGACCAAGCAGATAGAAGCCCTCTCCTCTATCGGCGTCTTGTCAACCTTTGTTGGAATGCTGACCGACTCCCGTAGTTTTTTGTCATATCCAAGGCATGAATATTTCAGGCGAATATTGTGTAATATTTTGGGGAAAGAGATGACTTCAGGTGAACTGCCGGAGGACTATGAACATATTGGGAGTATAGTACAAGATATATGTTATTTCAATGCAAAAAGATATTTTCAGTTGCATGAAGCATATAATACCATAAAAAAATAA
- a CDS encoding TRAP transporter substrate-binding protein, translating into MKKFVIFGVAIAIVALVFSCSPALAAQKQIVMRLAETHAPDYPTTKADYEFARLVEERTGGRIKIEVYPSAQLGEEKAAIEAVQFGAIDFNRTSISPLSAFAPNLIALQMPYLYRDDEHMWKVLNGPIGENFLKSLDAFNLIGLGWYDGGTRHFYNSKKEIKSVSDLKGMKIRVQESKLMTDLVSFLGAVPTPMPFGEVYSALQTGVIDGAENNIPSYYSTSHYEVAKYITLDGHSRIPEIIIASKSSWNKLSKEDQEIIRQAAKDSTQYQIKLWKEFEKTAQEKTKKAGSIYTVLTPEALAGFQKAVQPMYDKLSPEVKEVISQIKNVK; encoded by the coding sequence ATGAAAAAGTTTGTTATATTTGGTGTCGCAATAGCGATAGTGGCCCTTGTATTCAGTTGCAGTCCAGCATTGGCAGCTCAAAAGCAGATCGTAATGCGCCTTGCAGAAACACACGCCCCTGATTATCCCACCACAAAGGCCGACTATGAATTTGCTCGCTTAGTTGAAGAAAGGACTGGAGGCAGGATCAAGATCGAGGTTTATCCAAGTGCTCAGCTAGGTGAGGAAAAGGCCGCAATAGAGGCAGTACAATTTGGCGCCATAGATTTCAATCGCACTAGCATATCACCCCTTTCAGCTTTTGCTCCAAATTTAATCGCTCTTCAAATGCCCTACCTGTACAGAGATGACGAGCATATGTGGAAAGTTCTCAACGGGCCAATTGGAGAGAATTTCTTGAAATCATTAGATGCATTCAATTTAATCGGGCTTGGATGGTATGACGGAGGCACAAGACATTTCTACAACTCCAAGAAAGAGATTAAGTCTGTGTCAGATTTGAAGGGAATGAAGATTCGCGTTCAGGAAAGTAAGTTGATGACCGATCTGGTTTCCTTCCTTGGGGCCGTCCCTACGCCTATGCCATTCGGTGAGGTATATAGTGCGTTGCAAACAGGGGTAATAGACGGTGCCGAGAACAATATACCGAGCTACTATTCCACCAGCCATTACGAAGTTGCAAAATATATAACTTTAGACGGTCACAGCCGAATTCCGGAAATAATAATAGCGAGCAAATCCTCCTGGAATAAGCTTTCGAAAGAAGACCAGGAGATAATCCGACAGGCTGCTAAGGATTCCACTCAATATCAAATCAAGCTATGGAAGGAATTTGAGAAGACGGCACAAGAAAAGACAAAGAAAGCAGGAAGCATCTACACTGTATTGACCCCTGAAGCCCTTGCGGGATTTCAGAAGGCCGTACAACCAATGTATGATAAATTAAGCCCCGAGGTAAAAGAAGTAATATCCCAGATCAAGAACGTTAAATAA
- a CDS encoding bifunctional 4-hydroxy-2-oxoglutarate aldolase/2-dehydro-3-deoxy-phosphogluconate aldolase, giving the protein MFIKKYTILEKIHEKGIVAIVRARNGEEGLKLANAIFEAGIPAIEITMTVPNAIDIMRDLAKEYGTKGLILGAGTVLDPETARACILAGAEYIVAPNLNEDLIKLCNRYSVPCMPGVGSVTEMLRAMELGVDVVKLFPGEVLGPDFIKAVLGPIPNAKIMPTGGVSIDNLEKWFSAGAFAVGMGSGITKPFGVEGDYEAVKRVAKEVVEKIAEIRKKKNKS; this is encoded by the coding sequence TTGTTCATCAAGAAATATACTATTTTGGAAAAAATTCATGAGAAGGGCATAGTGGCCATTGTGCGTGCAAGGAATGGCGAAGAGGGCTTGAAACTAGCCAACGCCATATTTGAAGCAGGTATCCCTGCAATAGAGATAACAATGACAGTCCCAAACGCCATCGATATCATGCGGGACCTCGCCAAAGAATATGGCACGAAGGGGCTAATATTGGGTGCAGGTACTGTCCTGGATCCCGAAACAGCTCGCGCCTGCATACTAGCTGGAGCCGAGTACATCGTGGCTCCCAACCTCAATGAAGATCTCATAAAGCTTTGCAACCGCTATTCTGTGCCCTGCATGCCCGGCGTGGGAAGCGTCACGGAAATGTTAAGAGCCATGGAGCTTGGGGTAGACGTAGTAAAACTGTTCCCGGGAGAAGTGCTGGGGCCAGATTTTATAAAGGCTGTATTGGGACCAATCCCCAACGCCAAAATTATGCCGACCGGCGGCGTAAGCATCGACAATTTAGAAAAATGGTTTAGCGCTGGTGCTTTTGCGGTTGGCATGGGATCAGGCATTACCAAGCCTTTTGGGGTCGAGGGCGATTATGAAGCCGTAAAGCGAGTGGCAAAGGAAGTTGTGGAAAAAATAGCCGAGATCAGAAAGAAAAAAAATAAATCTTAA
- a CDS encoding TRAP transporter small permease — protein sequence MDKVSKIFGFVDNILILLAKILLAFMVVIVSINVFMRYALNTGIRWTEEISLVSVVWFTFIALAHGVKEKLHINMNLLPSRIAKKYEALLNKFTDIVILFVGYVMLYYGIKLVEVTSHSILPASNLPAAILYFPLIISGILVILNCLLDILGLNKPEGGRN from the coding sequence ATGGATAAAGTCAGTAAGATATTCGGGTTTGTTGATAACATATTAATATTATTAGCTAAGATCCTGCTTGCCTTCATGGTTGTAATCGTCTCCATAAATGTTTTTATGCGGTATGCCTTAAATACAGGAATAAGGTGGACAGAGGAAATATCATTAGTTTCCGTGGTCTGGTTTACTTTTATCGCTTTGGCTCATGGCGTTAAAGAAAAACTGCATATTAACATGAATTTGCTGCCTTCTCGCATAGCAAAAAAATATGAAGCACTTCTCAACAAGTTCACTGACATTGTAATTTTATTTGTAGGATATGTGATGCTTTATTATGGGATAAAGTTGGTAGAAGTCACTTCCCATTCAATACTTCCTGCGTCAAATTTGCCTGCAGCGATACTTTATTTCCCATTAATCATATCTGGGATATTAGTTATCCTGAACTGCCTACTCGATATTTTAGGCCTTAATAAACCAGAGGGAGGTCGCAACTAA
- a CDS encoding TRAP transporter large permease — MPELTIAAWILLGSFALLLILRVPITFALAASSIFTAIYLKIPLMAIIQQMVQGVNSFSLLAIPFFIISGEIMGEGGISQRLINFANLIVGRFRGGLALVNVLASMFFGGISGSAVADVSSIGAILIPMMKKEGYDSDYSVAVTVTGACQGILIPPSHNMIIYSLAAGGVSVGRLFLGGFIPGITLGIVLMILSYIIAVRRNYPTGRTYSFKEAILVTKDALLGIFTAVIILGGVISGIFTATESAAIACVYAFIITFFVYREIPISRMSKILYSSLRTLAMVMSLIASAKAFGWLLAYLKIPALVTASLLNITSNPILLLLLINGLLLLLGCIMDMAPLILITTPILYPIVVNSLGMDPVQFGIMMMLNLAIGLCTPPVGSALFVGCAIGKIPIERATIAMLPFYLGMIVVLMFVTFMPAMSMFIPNLLMP, encoded by the coding sequence ATGCCAGAATTGACAATAGCCGCGTGGATTTTACTCGGGTCCTTCGCATTATTGTTGATCCTCAGAGTTCCTATTACATTTGCCCTTGCTGCATCATCTATCTTTACAGCTATATATCTTAAGATCCCCCTTATGGCAATTATCCAACAGATGGTACAAGGTGTTAACTCCTTTTCGCTCCTTGCAATTCCATTTTTCATAATATCGGGAGAGATCATGGGTGAAGGCGGTATCTCTCAACGCTTGATCAACTTTGCAAATCTCATTGTTGGAAGATTTCGGGGAGGACTGGCGCTGGTCAATGTATTAGCGAGTATGTTCTTTGGTGGAATTTCTGGATCAGCTGTAGCCGATGTATCCTCTATAGGAGCTATTCTCATACCAATGATGAAAAAAGAAGGATATGACTCCGACTACTCTGTCGCGGTCACAGTCACTGGAGCATGCCAGGGCATTCTAATCCCACCAAGCCATAATATGATAATATATTCACTTGCTGCTGGCGGCGTGTCTGTAGGGCGTCTATTTTTAGGTGGATTTATCCCTGGAATAACATTAGGGATAGTTCTGATGATTCTAAGTTACATAATAGCTGTCAGACGCAATTATCCTACCGGAAGAACCTATTCCTTTAAGGAAGCGATTTTAGTCACCAAGGATGCTTTGCTTGGCATATTTACGGCTGTTATCATACTTGGCGGCGTCATTTCTGGCATCTTCACGGCGACGGAATCGGCAGCTATCGCCTGCGTATATGCCTTTATAATCACATTCTTCGTATATAGGGAAATACCCATATCGCGAATGAGCAAAATACTTTACTCTTCCTTGAGAACGCTTGCCATGGTTATGAGCCTTATTGCTTCAGCAAAAGCCTTTGGATGGTTGCTGGCATATTTAAAAATTCCAGCCCTTGTTACCGCATCTCTATTGAACATAACTTCCAATCCAATTCTACTATTGCTACTTATCAATGGACTGCTGTTGCTATTAGGATGCATAATGGATATGGCTCCTCTTATATTAATTACAACTCCAATTTTATATCCAATAGTGGTAAATAGTTTGGGGATGGATCCGGTGCAATTCGGGATAATGATGATGCTTAACTTGGCAATAGGCCTTTGTACTCCACCGGTGGGCTCTGCTCTTTTTGTCGGTTGCGCCATTGGTAAAATCCCCATTGAACGGGCCACAATAGCGATGCTGCCCTTTTATTTAGGCATGATTGTGGTTTTAATGTTCGTCACATTTATGCCGGCCATGAGCATGTTTATCCCAAACCTGCTCATGCCATAA
- a CDS encoding homoserine dehydrogenase, producing MRALLWKIGIIGFGNVGQGLAHILNRKKEILKRRYDFEFIVSFIADPVRGSLYNEEGLDLDAILKEMAQKGSLKNRPEFTDKGTLELIELAKADIVAEATITNLETGEPGLSHIRKALSVGSHVVTSNKGPIALAVDELEQIAKNNNVYLRYEAVVLSGTPCINMVMECMSGCDVKSVAGIVNGTTNFILSKMEEGYDYPEALVEAQKLGYAEADPTSDVEGWDSAVKAAIMANLFFGAKIKITDVSRQGITKITREDVLKAKNEGKRIKLIAEVKRQGNDVIASVSPHLIPMTHPLGNVMGPTNALTIATDHLGEVTIIGPGAGRIETGQALLSDMLAIHRFKNA from the coding sequence GTGCGTGCTTTGCTTTGGAAGATCGGGATCATAGGATTTGGAAACGTGGGCCAAGGTTTGGCTCATATATTGAATCGCAAGAAAGAGATCCTTAAACGACGATACGACTTCGAATTCATCGTAAGTTTCATAGCCGATCCCGTTCGAGGTTCGCTATACAATGAAGAGGGGTTAGACTTAGATGCCATCTTGAAAGAAATGGCCCAAAAGGGGTCATTGAAGAATAGACCCGAGTTTACAGACAAGGGCACCTTGGAATTGATAGAGTTGGCAAAAGCGGATATTGTTGCCGAGGCGACAATCACCAATCTTGAGACGGGAGAACCAGGATTATCTCATATACGAAAGGCGTTATCCGTCGGGTCCCACGTCGTGACGTCAAACAAGGGCCCAATAGCGTTGGCAGTAGATGAGTTGGAGCAGATTGCCAAAAACAATAACGTTTACCTAAGGTACGAAGCCGTAGTGCTTTCCGGGACGCCTTGCATAAATATGGTCATGGAATGCATGAGTGGATGTGATGTAAAATCGGTTGCCGGGATAGTAAACGGTACGACAAATTTCATCCTGAGCAAGATGGAAGAGGGATACGATTATCCCGAAGCCCTGGTGGAGGCGCAAAAGCTTGGATATGCTGAAGCCGATCCTACTTCCGATGTGGAGGGGTGGGATTCTGCCGTAAAAGCAGCCATAATGGCCAATCTCTTTTTTGGAGCCAAGATTAAGATCACGGATGTCTCAAGACAGGGCATAACCAAGATCACGAGGGAAGACGTATTGAAAGCGAAAAATGAGGGCAAGAGAATTAAGTTGATTGCAGAAGTGAAAAGACAAGGTAACGATGTCATAGCCAGCGTTTCTCCGCACCTTATTCCCATGACGCATCCGTTGGGCAACGTAATGGGGCCTACAAATGCCTTGACGATAGCCACTGACCATTTGGGGGAAGTGACGATAATCGGTCCCGGAGCGGGAAGGATCGAGACGGGGCAAGCCCTTTTATCCGATATGCTGGCAATACACAGGTTTAAAAATGCGTAG